The following coding sequences are from one Nicotiana tomentosiformis chromosome 3, ASM39032v3, whole genome shotgun sequence window:
- the LOC104096946 gene encoding uncharacterized protein produces the protein MAPDKQWMELVHDRLDDAYILGVEKFLNYAFTRLEETREIRCPCIKCCNAISGTRELVRSHLIVHGIIQNYTFWYHHGERLGEAQSDSEFVDDNGIEYGDGEDEIHDILRDLFPNFDGDNMNSDGDGFLMEEPNPEAKRFYRVLKEFEQPLCQSSKIFKLSTLVKLLHIKTIGNWNNKSFTMLLKMLKEDLLPDGSNLPDSYYEAKKVIQDLGLSYKKIDACKNDCMLYWKDDKFLESCKVCGMSRWKEDKHSGETKFKSGKKIPYKILRYFPLKPRLQRLFMSSKTSSLMTWHHDKRVDDGIMRHPADSIAWKIFDELHQSFAAEPRNVRLELASDGFQPFRNSKIPYVFGLWYLFLIIYHIGYA, from the coding sequence ATGGCACCTGATAAGCAATGGATGGAACTTGTTCATGATCGACTAGATGATGCTTACATACTTGGAGTAGAGAAATTTTTGAATTATGCTTTTACAAGATTGGAAGAAACGCGCGAAATACGTTGTCCATGCATCAAATGTTGTAATGCAATTTCAGGAACACGTGAGCTGGTTAGATCACATTTAATAGTACATGGGATAatccaaaattatactttttgGTATCACCATGGAGAAAGGTTAGGTGAGGCGCAGTCAGATTCTGAATTTGTAGATGATAATGGCATTGAATATGGTGACGGTGAGGATGAAATACATGATATTTTAAGAGATCTTTTCCCCAATTTTGATGGAGACAATATGAACAGTGATGGTGATGGGTTTCTCATGGAGGAACCAAATCCCGAAGCAAAAAGATTCTATAGGGTCTTAAAGGAATTTGAGCAACCCTTGTGCCAAAGTTCAAAAATTTTTAAGCTTTCTACTTTGGTTAAATTGCTTCATATTAAAACTATTGGTAATTGGAATAACAAGTCATTTACAATGTTGTTGAAGATGTTGAAGGAAGATTTATTGCCTGACGGATCTAATTTGCCAGATTCATATTATGAGGCAAAGAAGGTTATTCAGGACCTTGGGCTTTCTTACAAAAAGATTGATGCATGTAAGAATGATTGTATGTTATATTGGAAAGATGATAAGTTTCTTGAATCTTGCAAAGTTTGTGGCATGTCTAGATGGAAGGAGGATAAACATAGTGGAGAAACCAAATTTAAAAGTGGAAAAAAGATACCATACAAGATTTTACGTTATTTTCCTCTAAAGCCAAGACTTCAAAGATTATTTATGTCCTCAAAGACATCTTCTTTAATGACATGGCATCATGACAAAAGAGTTGATGATGGAATAATGAGGCACCCAGCTGATTCAATAGCATGGAAAATTTTTGATGAACTTCACCAATCTTTTGCAGCTGAGCCTCGTAATGTTCGACTTGAACTTGCTAGTGATGGTTTTCAACCATTTAGAAATTCCAAAATTCCATATGTATTTGGCCTGTGGTACTTATTCCTTATAATTTACCACATTGGCTATGCATGA
- the LOC138907177 gene encoding uncharacterized protein: protein MGHRRFLPLNHKWRNDKESFDGTKERRLPPKMLSGDDILDQVADLDSLQLTKDPKKNVEISHESRGDNWNKKSIFFDLPYWRTLLLQHNLDVMHIEKNICDNILGTILNIKGKTKDTINTRLDLQAMNIRKELHPIKNGDKYDLPTACYTLSPEEKYKFFNFLKNLKVPDGFLSNISQCVNLKDKKITGLKSHDCHILLQYLLPLAIRGMLSKSVREQLIELSLFFNVLGGKCLRMNELEQIDGQIPKTECKLEKVFPPTFFDVMEHLPIHLVNEAKIVGPIQCRWMYQMERYIYFSKPFIHNRACTEGSIAEGYLAVKCMTLCSRYLHTMETKFNRLERNYDGGVIESDGGLAMFYQSERALRCEKIHKLDSNELEQAHFYILKNNDEVQPFLEEFSQTPVDTSQENTDRQFISWLKEKVSTS from the exons ATGGGCCATAGACGCTTTCTTCCTCTTAATCACAAATGGAGAAATGATAAAGAGTCATTTGATGGCACTAAGGAGCGAAGATTACCACCAAAAATGCTATCCGGTGATGATATACTTGATCAAGTGGCTGATTTAGATAGTTTACAATTAACAAAGGATCCAAAGAAGAATGTTGAAATATCACATGAGAGTAGGGGTGATAATTGGAATAAGAAGAGTATTTTCTTTGATCTTCCTTATTGGAGAACTCTATTGTTGCAGCATAACTTAGATGtgatgcatattgagaagaacatATGTGATAATATTTTGGGGACAATCTTAAATATTAAAGGGAAAACCAAAGACACCATAAACACTCGGTTGGATTTGCAAGCAATGAACATAAGAAAAGAATTACATCCAATAAAAAATGGGGATAAGTATGACTTACCAACAGCATGTTATACACTATCTCCTGAAGAGAAGTATAAGTTTTTCAATTTCCTGAAGAACTTAAAGGTCCCAGATGGATTTTTATCAAATATTTCTCAGTGTGTCAATCTTAAGGATAAAAAAATTACAGGTTTAAAAAGTCATGATTGCCATATTCTTCTACAATATTTACTACCACTTGCAATACGTGGTATGCTCAGCAAATCTGTACGGGAACAACTTATTGAGTTGTCATTATTTTTCAATGTGCTTGGAGGAAAATGTTTAAGAATGAATGAATTAGAGCAGATAGATGGCCAGATCCCTAAAACTGAGTGCAAGTTAGAAAAGGTGTTCCCTCCTACATTTTTTGATGTCATGGAGCACTTGCCTATTCATTTAGTTAATGAAGCTAAGATTGTTGGACCTATTCAATGTCGATGGATGTACCAAATGGAGCGATATATATACTTTTCGAAGCCTTTTATTCATAATAGGGCATGCACAGAAGGTTCTATTGCAGAGGGATATTTAGCAGTTAAATGTATGACCTTATGTTCAAGGTATTTGCATACAATGGAAACAAAGTTTAATCGTCTTGAACGGAATTATGATGGCGGTGTTATAGAATCTGATGGAGGTTTAGCAATGTTTTATCAATCTGAAAGAGCTTTAAGATGTGAAAAAATACACAAACTTGATTCAAATGAACTGGAGCAAgcacatttttatattttgaaaaacaACGATGAAGTTCAACCATTTCTTGA AGAGTTTTCACAAACTCCAGTTGATACCTCCCAAGAAAATACTGATAGACAATTCATTAGTTGGTTAAAAGAAAAGGTGAGTACCAGCTAA
- the LOC138908404 gene encoding uncharacterized protein, giving the protein MVSFDVIMGMDWLASCYANVDCCTKMVRFQLPGEPVIEWKGNIATPKGRFISYLKAREIISKGYICHLVRVTYAEVKPPTLQSIPMVYELPGLPPEREIEFSIDVLPYTQPISISTYRMAPTELRELKAQLKDFLDKGFIRPNTLPWGVPFLFVRKKNVSLRMCIDYR; this is encoded by the coding sequence ATGGTTtctttcgatgtgataatgggaatggactggttagcctcatgctatgcaaacgTTGATTGttgtacgaagatggttaggtttcagctTCCCGGTGAACCcgtcattgaatggaaggggaacattgctacgccgaaaggtaggtttatttcctatcttaaggcaagggagattatctcaaaaggttacatttgtCATCTCGTTCGTGTTACATATGCGGAGgtgaagccgcctactctacaatcaatccccATGGTCTATGAACTTCCAggacttcctcctgaaagggagattgagtttagcattgatgtgtTGCCttacactcaaccgatctctatctctacatacaggatggccccgacagagttgcgagagttgaaggcacagctGAAGGACTTtctggataagggcttcattaggcctaACACTTTACCTTGGGGTGTGCCATTCTTGTTTGTGCGGAAGAAAAACGtatcgttaaggatgtgtatcgattatcgatag
- the LOC104096943 gene encoding pentatricopeptide repeat-containing protein At3g62890-like, producing MQPALKNQSTRQLLRAFSSWSFAIKNAKSPQRALSLYAQMQRQAIPVDSFAILFTLKSCTELRNLPLICHLHSHLLKLGFNIHVYVATSLLNAYAGTSFECAYKLFDEIPVRNTVTWNTMITCFSRSRDVKGARKMFDQMPLRDLASWSAMIAGYMSNGHWEESVALFQEMVMFEQLKPDQVTIGPILAGCSEMGSIGLLLGKSVHGFVVKNHWELNVELGTCLVDMYAKCGFLNFASLVFDMMKDRNVVTWTALICGAAKHGFGTEALEIFKKMRQGGVLPNEFTFTGVLSACVQAGLVDEGRGYFKMIEECGLRPTIQHYGCMVDLFGKAGLLGEAYEVINTMSPEPNIVIWGSFLSSCKLHKQFEMAERVIERVMNLVRPENDGGVYTLISDLYVLGGKWAEAERVRQLMLHQHVRKARGCSFIRNNTT from the coding sequence ATGCAGCCTGCACTTAAAAATCAATCCACAAGGCAATTATTAAGAGCCTTCAGTTCATGGTCTTTTGCCATTAAAAATGCAAAATCACCTCAAAGAGCCTTGTCACTCTACGCTCAAATGCAACGCCAAGCCATTCCAGTCGACAGTTTCGCCATTCTTTTCACTCTTAAATCATGCACCGAGTTGCGCAACCTTCCTCTCATATGCCACCTCCATTCCCATCTCCTCAAATTAGGCTTTAATATCCACGTGTATGTTGCCACCTCTCTGCTTAATGCATATGCTGGAACCTCATTTGAGTGTGCGTACAAGCTGTTCGATGAAATTCCCGTGAGAAATACTGTCACGTGGAACACGATGATAACTTGCTTTTCTCGTTCCAGGGATGTTAAAGGAGCGAGGAAGATGTTCGATCAGATGCCTTTGAGAGACCTAGCTTCGTGGTCGGCAATGATTGCTGGATACATGAGCAATGGGCATTGGGAGGAAAGTGTGGCGCTCTTCCAAGAAATGGTTATGTTTGAACAACTAAAGCCTGATCAAGTGACCATTGGGCCAATATTGGCGGGCTGTTCTGAAATGGGCTCAATTGGTTTGCTCCTTGGGAAATCAGTGCATGGTTTTGTCGTGAAGAATCATTGGGAACTTAATGTGGAGCTTGGTACTTGTTTAGTAGACATGTATGCTAAATGTGGATTCTTGAATTTTGCTTCTCTGGTTTTCGATATGATGAAAGATAGAAATGTCGTTACTTGGACTGCTTTAATTTGTGGAGCAGCAAAACATGGTTTTGGAACTGAAGCTTTGGAGATATTCAAGAAAATGAGACAAGGGGGTGTGCTACCTAACGAGTTTACGTTCACTGGGGTACTTAGTGCTTGTGTACAAGCAGGGCTGGTTGATGAAGGTCGTGGATATTTCAAAATGATCGAAGAGTGTGGACTGAGACCAACAATTCAGCATTATGGCTGCATGGTTGATTTATTTGGGAAGGCTGGGTTGTTAGGGGAAGCATATGAAGTTATCAATACTATGTCACCCGAGCCTAACATAGTTATTTGGGGTTCCTTTTTGTCATCTTGCAAGTTGCATAAACAGTTTGAGATGGCAGAGCGAGTGATTGAGAGGGTCATGAATTTGGTGAGGCCAGAGAATGATGGAGGGGTTTATACCCTTATCTCAGACTTGTATGTTCTGGGTGGTAAATGGGCAGAAGCCGAGAGGGTGAGGCAATTGATGCTCCATCAACATGTGAGGAAAGCTAGAGGATGTAGTTTTATAAGAAATAATACAACATGA